The following are encoded together in the Bos indicus isolate NIAB-ARS_2022 breed Sahiwal x Tharparkar chromosome 27, NIAB-ARS_B.indTharparkar_mat_pri_1.0, whole genome shotgun sequence genome:
- the SMIM19 gene encoding small integral membrane protein 19, protein MPGGYGVMGDDGAMDYSVHEAWNEATNVYLVVILVSFGLFMYAKRNKRKIMRIFSLPPPAETLSEPNFYDTISKIRLRQQLEMYSISRKYDYQQPQSQADSVQLSLE, encoded by the exons ATGCCTGGGGGCTACGGAGTGATGGGGGACGACGGGGCCATGGACTACAGCGTCCACGAGGCCTGGAATGAAGCCACCAACGTGTACCTGGTGGTGATACTCGTCAGCTTCGGGCTCTTCATGTATGCCAAGAG gaataaaaggaaaattatgaggATATTCAGTTTGCCACCTCCAGCAGAAACTCTGTCAGAGCCCAACTTTTATGACACAATAAGCAAAATTCGTTTAAGACAGCAGCTAGAAATGTACTCCATTT CCAGGAAGTATGACTATCAGCAGCCACAGAGCCAAGCTGACAGTGTGCAGCTCTCGCTGGAATGA